In one Choloepus didactylus isolate mChoDid1 chromosome 1, mChoDid1.pri, whole genome shotgun sequence genomic region, the following are encoded:
- the LOC119531165 gene encoding olfactory receptor 5AC1: MTIMETNKTLVTSFLLTGLTDCPELRIPLFLVFLVIYLITMVGNLGLIALVWKEPHLHTPMYLFLGSLAFADACTSSSVTPRMLVNMLDKCHIISLFECMAQYYFFGSSATTECFLLVVMAYDRYVAICNPLLYPVVMSHRLCTLLMSISYVIGFLHPIVHIGLLFRLTFCRSNIIHHFYCEILPLFTISCTDPSINALVVFIFATVIQAFTFMTIIVSYTRVLFAILKKKPEKGRSKAFSTCSAHLLSVSLFYGTLFFMYIRPGSGPDKYQNKMYSLFYTIIIPLLNPFIYSLRNKEVLGALKKVVKK, encoded by the coding sequence ATGACTATAATGGAGACAAACAAGACTCTGGTGACTTCGTTTCTTCTCACAGGACTTACAGATTGTCCAGAGCTCCGAATCCCCCTGTTCTTGGTGTTCTTGGTGATCTACCTCATCACCATGGTGGGGAACCTTGGACTGATTGCTCTCGTCTGGAAGGAGCCTCatcttcacacccccatgtacttatTCCTAGGCAGCTTAGCCTTTGCAGATGCTTGTACTTCATCTTCTGTGACACCCAGAATGCTTGTTAACATGTTAGACAAGTGTCACATTATATCACTTTTTGAGTGCATGGCCCAATATTATTTTTTTGGTTCCAGTGCAACTACTGAATGTTTCCTCCTGGtagtgatggcctatgaccgctatgtggccatatGTAACCCCTTGCTTTATCCAGTGGTGATGTCCCACAGGTTGTGCACTTTGTTGATGAGCATTTCATATGTAATAGGTTTTTTGCATCCTATAGTTCATATAGGATTATTATTTAGATTAACCTTCTGTAGGTCCAATATAATACATCATTTCTACTGTGAAATCTTGCCACTATTTACAATTTCTTGTACTGACCCATCTATTAATGCAttggtggtttttatttttgccacTGTTATACAGGCTTTTACTTTTATGACCATCATAGTCTCTTATACCCGTGTCCTTTTtgccatcctgaaaaagaagcctgaaaagggcagaagcaaagCTTTCTCCACATGCAGTGCCCATCtgctctctgtttccttgttctATGGCACTCTCTTTTTCATGTATATACGTCCTGGGTCTGGCCCAGATAAATATCAGAATAAAATgtattcactgttttacacaatTATAATTCCCCTGTTAAACCCATTTATTTACAGTCTAAGAAACAAAGAAGTTTTAGGTGCATTGAAAAAAGtggtaaagaaataa